The segment AGAATTTTCCATGCAGCGTGGCCGCCTGTGCCCTCCGTGCCCTCTTGGCTTGCGCTTGTTTGTGTTGAATACAGATCCACACATGAGAATGGAGTTGGCATAtggaagtttgtgtgtgtgtgtgcgtgtacatgtTTCTTTGTTGATTCAGATGGGGCTTGGAAGAGACAaagcacaacaaaaaaagggatgGTTTTTCAAACATCCTGTCTCCGTGGCTTTCCTCGAACAGACGGGACGCATCTTTCCTAGCGAGATGCAGCAGACTTGGCGTAGACTCTCGGGTTCGGATCTGTGTGCTGTCTGAAAATCTACACTGggacattttattattgtgtgGCACTGGTCAGCAGCTGGTTTAGTGGACCGTACAGGAGATGCACTAGAAAAGAAAACGGTGACATGATCGCCATCTTCCTGTTTTTGTTCATTTGCCCTGTCTTCATAATCCTTGTCCACGAGTTGAAGAGGTGACGGGACCCAACTTTTAATGTCTTTCCACTTTCATCAACCTGCTGTGGCTTAGTTATTGCCTCCATCTCTTTCCCTCATGTTCGGATGTGGAAAGTGTAAACTGGGTCTTGTTAAAGTTCAGGAGTTGAAACACCGATGGGAATTCACGTAATGGATGACGTGTGTGAACTTTCCTTTTTGAATGAAGGAAGGACAAAGTTAGTGAAAGGTTACGAAACGGATGTTTTTTTCCGTTTTTCCTCTTTGCTGCCTCTTTTCCATGTCCACCTTTTCTTTTACTTGGATGCTGCTGTGATCTGTTCAACTAGTTTTCATCGACGCCATTTGACAGCCTTGTTAAATGGCTGATTTACTCCTCTGAGGGGAGGCTGTTTATGCAAGCAGAGGGAGAGGTATGCAAACAAAAGCTTAGAAaatccttcccttccttccttttccctCCCCCTCAAGGAATTCACATGCAGCCTAACATTGGGTCGGTTGGCTTTTCCCAGTTTTCTTCTTGAACAGTTTTCCAgtaattttccttttttgtcttctttttttttttagaatctGTGCTGAGTGCAATGGAAGGATGGTTATCTTGAGCAGTCGACCTTTCCTTGTATTCCTTCATTCCTTTCCGGGAAATCTGGATACACAAAGCAAAACATCTTTGGATGAATGGAGCCGAGCGGTTGCAAACCCTTCAGGATGTTCCTCTGTTGCTTGTCGGCGAACAGCCGCCGTGGGTTTTAGTCCCATATGAGAAGGAAATGTCATTAGATTCAATTGTATGAAATCAATAAGAGTATGATATTAATAACATTATTTGTATCTGCTTTTTAACGCCTAAATGCAAACAACCCCAACAATACGAACAACACAAAGTGGCAACAAAACCCAAGGTACAACACCAGTGTGCCATACATAACTATGTTGTGAAAGTATCATGGCATAAATATCCATCCATTAAGCACATTTCTGTGAAGTATCTGGTTATAATAGGGAAAACTAATCCATTTATAGGGCCAGGTGATCAATATTTCTGAACTCGTGACCTGGAAGGTTTAGTTCTGATCGAGAACGGGTCTCTTCATCTCTGGAGAGTAGGCGTATAAACTGATATCCAACAGGCTTTTACAAATGAGACTTTTCACATTTATTGCACCTGAGCGAATGACATGTTTGTCGCAGGTGCTTCACTTAGAGCTGACTCactgaaagacacacacacacacacacacagtacgtaCGTAGTCTTTGAGGAGGAAGCTTGGCCCAGTCGGGCTGCCATGCCAGTTGAGTACCTCTTAACTTGTGCCGACTGTTTAGATGACACAGTGCCAGCCAAGTGCAGCCACacttcaacatttatttatgtttctgaACGATATTGGATTTAGTTTGAAAGAAGGAGTTGGTCCTTTTATTAACTTGGTCGGGTGAGTTGCTGTGGGTCGCTCTGTTTCCCTCAACTCCTcctgcatgtttgtgttttcccCTCCTTGTTGTTTCAGGGTACGCCAGTGTTTGTCCATGCTGGGCCCTTTGCCAACATCGCCCATGGCAACTCCTCTGTGCTGGCAGACAAGCTGGCTTTGAAGTTGGTTGGACGGGACGGCTTTGTCGGTAAGAACGCACAATCCGTGCATACAGATCACAAGCCGACGCAGACGCACAACCACAACGCTTTTGACGATAACGGACAACATGACGTTAACTGCGGAGTCTAGGAATCCCACATGTGGAGGAATTTAAGGCCTAAACTTCCTTAGCTGGGCAGATTAAACGACGATTTACACCAGCCATGAACTTCAGCCTGCTCCCCTGCTGTTGCAACCTTTGGCCCACATTCATCTCCGTTGTGGTCCTGCCTCTGTTCAAGCTGCCTCCGGTTGACTCGTGTGCTGCTCTGCCGTCTTGCCGTGTAACTTTCTAGGAAACGGGTGGAAAGattgcgttaaaaaaaaatacgagCGAGGGGAAGGAAGCTGATTGATAATCTTAAGGGCCCCTGGAATGCTTTAGAGTAAACCACACAAATCCTTTCAACGTCAAAGCATACTTGACTATTCCCATTTGTATCCGTCTATTATCCCGCTGCCCGTCCTCATTTACTTTGGCTGCAGAGAAATGTTTGGAATGCACCCGTGTGCGTCGTGGAGTTCGTCAGGTGGATTTGATGTGCACGTCAATCTCGTCGAGgcttttgtgtgtatgtgggagAGTTTTCCGTGGGAGCGGTGACGAGGTGAAAGGAGATGAGTGACTCTTTGGTCATACACAACATTTACACGAGCTGTCATCTGTGAGCCGGGCAAATGTGTAGTCGGCGCGAGCAGAGAGTTGGGTTTCACAACACGGGAGCGGagaggcttgtgtgtgtttttattctcaACCTCTCCACCCCACTGATTCTCCATCTGTCCgtctcattccccccccccccctcctccctgtgtgtttgttacCTGACTCTCAGGTATGCAAGGAACTCTACCTCCCTCATTTCCCTCCCTCTGCAGCTGGGATGCATGTAACCCCCTCActcccactccctccctctctggccCTTGTTTTCTGATGCTACACACTTTGCCTTATTTTAACTGGCACCTCCTGAAAGGAATAATCACAGCGGGATTGAAAATATTACCGTATCTTCAAATACATTCTGGAACGACAAGTCGGCCCTTTTTGTTTAATCTAGTTTGATCATCACGTTTAATAATGGTCATTTTTGATTGGTTATGAAAGCATTGTAGACACTGAAGTAATTGTTAAGATGGGGGGTGGATGTACCAGTAATGACGGTAACTTTAATATTTAAATCATGTTGCTAATGCACATGATAATATCgtgttaaataatatataacatgCAGCTCCGTAAATCATTTATTGTATACAGTTATGGAGACaactctccatccctctcccgaAACTTGTTTTTTCAGTGTAATTTATTTACCAAAATAGACATAACGtacaataaagtaaaaaatgaaCTTGACCAACCGCATTATTCGCAGAACCACAAATGTTCTCAAATTTAATAAACCCTATATCGGATAATAATCCTACATCTGATGTTTATATAGGAATGAATAGGACAATTAAAAGATTAAACCCAAATTGACTGTAATGGACTGTAATTATTTGTTCCGTCTTTGATACGGATGTAACCACAGCATAATAATGTctgataatgtaataatataatgatgtaaaggagtcatttatattgcaGATTGATTATCTCCGCAAACTCCGCTCTTGTGGCAAAGGATGCAGATGACCTCTCTGTGAACCCGGTGAGGGCTGTTGGGGTGTGTGAGAACTCACTCTCGGCCGTACTTCATCACGCTCCGTATTATTGTGGGTTTTTCAGGTCGGTTTGGGATCTGGACTTAAAATTGGAGAAATGCTGCTATTGTGATGAGGGGGCTGCCGGGGGATGAATTCCACATGCCAGATGTGAGGGATTCCTGTATCATTAACAGTCTGGAGTATGAACGCAGATAACCCCCGAAAACCGCTTTACTGCTAGATTTCCCACACGGCAGAGCCTCCCTAaaccaaaacaacaaatcaTTTGGGCCGTATGATATGTTCAGCATGGGGAACATTTAAAGCTCTAATACCTTTTTGTacaccactttaaaaaaaacagaaacgcattgccttttttaaattctccaTCCTTGCAATATGCATAGTTATGCTCTAGTTAGTGGAATGTAAACATATTCATAATATAGTGTACACTTAAATTGATAGTTGTTAGTTATTTTAGGTgcctaaaatatgtttttgttctgtTCCCGTCCTCAGCAGTACATTTTATTGCTTTTCTTTCTCAAAACTATGGGCGTGCCAACCGCCATCGACTAGTACAACAAGTATTGGTAGACTCATTGAGTagtaaataatagtaataaacgCCTAGTTTTAAGATCACATATCAATTTAAAGGGCTCATTTTGGGTGTTTTGATGTGGGGTTGTATGAGTTGCATATGTATATTTCCTTTAGTAGATTACGGTACCTCATACAACCTCACTCTAAAACAACTAAATTATCCATTTTAGACAAGCCATAATAAAAATTAAAGGAATTGgacctttttaaaatacaaagatTTCCTGCTTTTTATATAATTCTATATTGAATATATCTAGTtttgtaacattttaaaaactcaaTAATTGAAGAAAACACAATACTCAAAAATGAGATTAATCATTAGTTGCATCTCCAAATGGAAAATAGGCAGTTGTGTAGATCTAGCCCACTTTCCAGCCTTCTCTGGTGGTGTTTTTACTGGCATGGGTGCCGATACTCATACTTCgacctcctcttgctctctggCCCGTTCAAGGTCGTCACACAGAACAGGAAGCTCGCACGTGTTTCCTCGTGACACCCTGTGGGGTCAGTCCCCTGCTTGGTGGAATGTCAAAGCGGTTCTACTTGCTGTCATTATGAACTCGCAATCTTTGTTTCCATCCTTTTCCCTCACATAATTCTCGGCTCTGCATTGCGAATCCTCCTGTTTTCAGTTGGTAGGAGATAATCACACAACGTATGGGAATATCAACGTATCCTGATCCTAAGATTGTGATTTCCATTGGCAGGCTGGTTCAGGTTTCAGAGCCAACGCGCTAGTGTACGCCAACGAGAAACACGACGCGCGCTGTCAGCGGTCGAGGCCACACCAAGTCGAGATGCATTCTTGTGCTCATCCCTCAGGCGTAATTTGTTGCCCTTTACTCTGAAAGACTTTAACGTTTGGAGAGAGATGCAGCCAAGGCCCCACAAGACGCTATTCCTGCTTAACGTCAATCAACATTGTCATATTCTTAGACGCTGTTAAGTCGGGGCAATACAACTATACTTTTCTTCCTATTATTTCACCTGAAGATATTTCTTGTCTCATTTACTGCAGCACTTTATCTCTCTCCCActtattttctctctcctcccatcctcgCAGTGCTTTTGCGCATCCCTGGAAGAATAAATCTTATTTTCCCTAACGCAGTGAACCGCAGAGTGACTCATTTCTTCATAGaaacactttgttttttttacctacGCTTCTGAGAAATGTGTCTGCCACAAGCACTGTGGGCTACAGTGATAAATCCATTTCTTACTGGAAGCCTCGTGCGTAACGTTCCCTTGAAACAAAACAAgggattataaaaataataagaatcATTTCTTACCTTCTACAATGGATACCATGATATATTTTCCATCCTAAGGGAACTGATCCAAATAATTCCTTATGGCCGCTTAACTGCACTCCATAAATGTCACATTTTAGTATTCTCCTTTTTAAGTATTCTCCTCGTGGTGACCGAGCTTTTGAGGCAGTAGCACCAAAGCCTTGCAAAGTTCTGCCTGCACCCCTCAGGTTTGCTGATTCCACAGCATCCTTTAAACTCAATCTCAAAACATACCTGTTcacactggcatttggttaaattacatattctatggcctggtttttatctttttattattatttatcctatttgtattgtgttttttattgcaccatATTTTACTCtgttgtactttgctcttttaactgttgaattGTTTTGGCCCACGTTATTGactaattgttttaattaactATTGTACTGCACTGTGACCCTTAGTCTGTGATCAGTGCAATACACATAAACCGTACTTACTTTAATTGAGTTGCATGTTGAGAGGGTTAGCTGATGGCCACTGTGTCCAAGATGGAGGCTTCCCTCACAAAGATTATACGGAAGGTGATGCGTCTGGTTTGTACTCGCGGTCGACATCGTGTAGCTCACTGGTGGAAACGCTTGTGCTGGGCGGCCCAGTGAATTCAGAGTGAGTCAAGTTTTGGCCGGTTCACTCTAGTGggatatcatttaaaaaaacaaatagatctttattacaataataaaataatcataactACACCTGGCTACAACATGGCTGTTTAAAACGATAACAAATACTGATTCTCCCTCTCATAattgattgttttagttttcttctAAAATGTACGTAATTTTCTGACTGAGCATCCTTTTTTCACACAGTTGATTTTGGTCATGTTATATTGATTTAGGGTTTGACTAACTTTAGAGTCCATTGAACTTTTAGTTCTAGTCCGTCACTTTATAGTCATGGATATCATTAGTTAATCACAATTGAAAACCGTATTTGTCTGAAAtctgacatctttttttttaatgcaatcaTTTATTCCCTTTCAGTTAAAGTGAGTGTTCCCGCCAGGCTGCTTTGACGAAGCCTCAGGAAACGTGTTCGGCTCAGTCAGCCTGAGCCTTCCTCTAAATGTCTAGCTTAGCGCCACCACAATGGAGCCACACACACGATGCGTAACGGGAAACCTTATCTCAACAAGGCCGTAATTCCAGGTGGAGTATTTGCTTTGTTTGGAGCCTGTTCAAGAGGAGTGTCGGTCCGTCCATACGAGAGGCCTGGCAGTGAACCCATTACTCAATACAGGGTTACAGTCAGACTCGCCCCGTGTTCCCATGATTCTTTAAAGATGTCGGACTGAACTTGTGTGTGTAAAGTTGGGTTGAGGTCAAAATGGGATTAACTATTGAACAAGAGGTAGGTGACTCGTTCGAGATCGGGTCAGCCTGTGTCGGCAATCACCATGAACCTCACTCCCCTTGATGTCTTTTCTAAGTGCTGCTGCAGTTCCTGTCCGGTGGAGAGGATATCCTGTATTTGGCAATTCCTAAGTCTTTTCTACAGAGCACAAACAAAAGATGAGAAAAGGGGATTCCTGTCCGCTTGCATTACGATTGTATACTGTCCAGAATCTTAACATGCCCTCAGTAGATTGTGAGATTTCCATTTCAAAAATTACTATTTTTGTTTCCTCACAGTGACGGAAGCTGGATTTGGAGCGGATATTGGGATGGAGAAGTTCTTCAACATCAAATGTCGGACTTCAGGGCTCAGGCCAGACGTGGTGGTGCTGGTTGCAACTGTCCGAGCGCTGAAGATGCACGGGGGTGGACCAAATGTAAGCTGACGGAACAGAACAGTCAGCCAGTTAGAATGAAATGAAGGGGTCTTTCCGTATGTATTGCTTTCACCCATAACAAATTCTGATTTGgaggaattaaacaatcaatgCACCGATGTtttgtgtgggggtgtgggtgtggTCAAATACGTAAAACTAGATTGAAATAAATTCCAATATATAGCTAAATGTTACCCAATACTGAAGTGTGTTAATATATTTTGTCCGTTTGTTTTCAGGTGTCGGCTGGGGCACCACTTTCCAGAGAGTACATTGATGAGGTATGATCCATATAGATATGCTTACATTCACACAAATAAGAAGCATAGCcactttgaaaaatatataaacattagggagacataataatgataatgatacgTGTCGTGACATATTTGAGCAGGGGAGTTTGGGGCTGTTAAATCTCTTCCAATCAAGTTAAAATAATTAACCACGCccatttttattaaatttagTTGTTAAGGTCAGGATGTTTACAGGAAAATGAAAGCCATTTAAACTCATTGGCTAATGCGAGGCTTCAATTATAAAACAATCATGTGCTCATATTCCGCTTGGTTGTTTTCTTCAGTAAAGATGTGAAAGATCAGGATAACTCTGAGTTGGATGGAAATGACTTGTTATCCATTTATGCAACACATCCTTTTAGCTGGCCTTGtccctttttgttgttttttatgtttaattttaatttttttagaatGGTATCGTATGGTCATCAAAAAACcggaaaagcattttttttttaaaatacaaattaacCCAGAAAAAGTAAAATCATGAACATTTCACTAAAACCTTTTATAAAACGGTGCATGCGGTTCAGTTAATAACAACTGAGGAACATCTATATCAATTAAACTGGGTAAGTCGGTCATGTCGCGTGAAGTCGTTCTCTGCGTGCGGCAACGCAAGACTCCCACCTGATCTGCATAACTTTTAATAACAGGAGAAAGCAGATTAAAAATGTCTTCGCCCGGTCATGTGATTTATACGGCATGGCTCGAGACTGACGTGGACTGTGCAGTAAAACGTTAGACATTTTGAACATGCCAATCGCGCGCTGCCAGCAGCAGTGCTTCCCTGTCGTCCGTCACACAAAGGGCCATGTCATGCACTAACAGGTTAAAGTCAAGACGGCTCCACGTGTAACGTGACGACACATGGCCAtgattcccaacagccatagcTTGTCCTGAATTCTAGTTAAGCTATAGAGTTACTAGTACATTTGAAATggaattgtattatttttttcatgaaGCCTATCCACGGATGTTTCAGAGACTGTATGGTCATAAAAAGATGTGTAATGGAAAAATCATGGACATTATTCAAAACACACATGAACCCTGTTTTCGAGCAGCATAAGCCAGGAGATGTGatgcaataaataaatggataaTAAATCTGCCTTCGTCTGTTTTCTCACAGATATTTAATCCCTATATGCAGAAATACTTCGCACACTAACATGGTTAAGAGTACTTATTTGATTAACCGCACAAATACAATCTTTGAACGTGGTTTCCGTGAAGGTGGGTCTTAgcaaagtggtgtgtgtgtatgttcatatCTGGCCCAAATCACTCGTCTTTCAGGCTGCTTCAGCTGAGTAAATAATGAAGCAGTATAAGTTAATTGTAAAGCCTGTAATGAAAACCAGAAGTACTGGAGAAAACAGCCATGGACATTAATTTAGGGGACCTGTATGGCCTTACTGCCTGGGGTCACATGCACatctacacccacacacacacacacacacacacaaacacccaaagTAAATGATTGGATTACTGCTGTCAAACTTGGGAGTAGCAACACAATATTCTATTAATGTACTCTGGAATAACTGGACTTCTGCACATGATGGTATACAATGTGAGACCGATGACTGAATAACAGCACACAGTAGGATACTATCACTCTTATAAGGGTTTAACACgcagtggggggggagggggggcgcagTTGCTCTGATACATGTCGTAACCGGTTGTTTCCAATGATACGTTCctgacctttttgttttgtctgtttctCCCATAGAACCTGAGTCTCGTTGCAGGCGGTTGTCGAAGTAATCTCAGGAAGCAGATCCAAATTACACACCTGTTTGGGGTCCCAGTCGTGGTGGCCCTCAATGTCTTCAAGTAAGATCCACGCACATCCTCAAAAACATAACCTAGATTGAGTCCCCAAGTTTTCCGTAAGATGCAGTCGGTTAGAGTCCGGATGGGATTCCTTGCGCCCACAAAAGcacattttttttgttccatTTATTTTGTCTCTGAATAAGTAATTAATTGACAAGCACTGCTAACAATGTTTCCCTATGTGATCTTCTAGGACAGATACCCAGGCAGAGATTGAGCTTGTGTGTCAGATGGCAAAAGAGTGCGGCGCCTCTGATGCCGTGCCGTGTCACCACTGGGCGCAGGGCGGCCGAGGGTCCTTAGATTTGGCCCACGCTGTGAACCAGGCCGCCAGCAGACCCAACAACTTCCAGTTCCTGTACAACATCGAGGTGACTGACACTCTATAGAAATGTTGCTATTTTTTTTCAACTGATCATAATTGAAGTTCTCCCCCAGACATgtttatgaaatataaaaatacatagtTAGTGTCTCATACGGATGTTATTATAATATtcgtatttaatatttatttgccTCGGCGCCGGCAAGACACGTCAGGATTGGACTCTTGGTGGAGCAGGGGGGCGGGGTAACTTAAAGACCCCAAACAACCCTCGAGAGAACAGTCTACAGTTCTCGGAGTAGAGGCCATTCtgtctgaagaggaggagccatcaGAGGCAGACCAGCCGGGTTGGACTCTAGTGTTTAACAGAACCTGTCTTTTGCTGGGGCTTTGTAGAAAGAGAAAATTATGTTTGCTTAAATCTCCCCAATCTTCAGTTCTGGCActataataaaaatgaatggAGTGTTTAGTATTTGCCAAACGGTAAAAGTAATTCCACTTGATTGTATTCACAGTCACTCTTATTAACATTGACGTCACACAGATGTGTATTCACTGAATCTAATTTCTTCAATATTTTCCTTTGGCTGGACGCCTCGTTTCTTTCTACCTTCCTGACACACTGGTTTTCCCATAGATGCCGATAGTTGAGAAGATCAGAACAATCGCAAAAAAAGTGTATGGCGCTGATGACATTGAGCTGTCTCCAGAGGCCGTGGCCCAGATAGATTACTACACTCAACAGGTGAGACCACTGCTGCAATAACTGACTCTCAGATCTTCTCCTTTCTGGCtcactttgtgtgtctttatctcaactttaacacacactcactaaccaAGTGTCTTGGTTGATTTGTCCTATAACCAGGGCTATGGCTCATTGCCCATCTGCATGGCAAAGACTCACCTGTCCCTGTCCCACATGCCTGACAAGAAGGGCGTACCCACTGGATTTGTTTTGCCGATTCGAGATGTTCG is part of the Pseudoliparis swirei isolate HS2019 ecotype Mariana Trench chromosome 12, NWPU_hadal_v1, whole genome shotgun sequence genome and harbors:
- the mthfd1l gene encoding monofunctional C1-tetrahydrofolate synthase, mitochondrial isoform X2, translating into MLKLTISQLAFHHYISGVSGALVVLMKDAIKPTLMQTLEGTPVFVHAGPFANIAHGNSSVLADKLALKLVGRDGFVVTEAGFGADIGMEKFFNIKCRTSGLRPDVVVLVATVRALKMHGGGPNVSAGAPLSREYIDENLSLVAGGCRSNLRKQIQITHLFGVPVVVALNVFKTDTQAEIELVCQMAKECGASDAVPCHHWAQGGRGSLDLAHAVNQAASRPNNFQFLYNIEMPIVEKIRTIAKKVYGADDIELSPEAVAQIDYYTQQGYGSLPICMAKTHLSLSHMPDKKGVPTGFVLPIRDVRASIGAGFIYPLVGTMSTMPGLPTRPCFYDIDLDPVTEEITGLF